One window of the Doryrhamphus excisus isolate RoL2022-K1 chromosome 10, RoL_Dexc_1.0, whole genome shotgun sequence genome contains the following:
- the LOC131137133 gene encoding uncharacterized protein LOC131137133 isoform X6: MTTEASAASEADTEGKQKASAAEPEPENKQSPEATTSEPEGGEQLAKKTQDQATEAGPANAASSPEEEQLKPRTRTSAGKGLSRLFSSFLKRRSQCSEGEGFEAEKAREEKEDKEEKTDSTEEEKEEKVKSEEQEAHVEEKSDSKEVKKSQEKSQKEEKKTEPEKLEKKGSKKKKKEAKKKTEEKDAEKVKTTEAKKEEEQEKKAEEEDTKADEEETKAEQKVEEAQEKEEDKLEAKETTPAVEVEVEGEDATGTEAVEESKEEEKVDKKGAKKKEKEERVKKKEEEKAKRKAEEEERAKKREEENKKKREEEKAKEAEKAKKKEEEKAKKKEEEEKAKEEKLKKKEEEKSKEAKKKEEEKLKEAKKKEEDKLKEAKKKEDEKLKEAKKKDEKLKEAKKKEEDKLKETKRKEEKIKEATKKEEKGKEDGKKKTEDKTKQEEDKGSKKEKGKKEMEEEAKASSEDKVKAPIAAPEPELKTEPETEPVPERHSLSSTEMQPAPEERKEDVEIKEDPEEVKEVKEDGAEKIEEEPEPQEKESNEGEKPKEEVKEPKPAKDKKTEKKGDDVKGSKRLKTIQCKVTLLDDTTFECELDKHAKGQDLITKVCDHLNLLEKDYFGVAHWETPSSKTWLEQTKEIRKQVPGAIYEFTFNIKFYPPDPAQLTEDLTRYYLCLQLRKDIMSGVLPCSFVTLSLLGSYTAQSELGEYDPEVHGADYVKDLSLAPGQSKELEDKVMELHRTYRSMSPAQADMLFLENAKKLAMYGVDLHQAKDLDGVDITLGVCSSGLMVYKDKLRINRFPWPKVLKISYKRSSFFIKIRPSEQEQYESTIGFKLPNYKASKKLWKVCVEHHTFFRVSTIEAPSSRRFLVLGSKFRYSGRTQAQTRQASSMIDRPAPRFTRSASKRLSRNLDGAGDETLQTLTASTRSEVDDWSLILTSDKPYPFLELPARGQAFIQSWNTHEGGRPWWELSSADAQLQTKNDDEWSSLLKRQPPFPFSPSFDFVKRPAKLSLADVSSVDRLLRPAQEQHYDWFCDFDRIPNLSFYVDKLQSQTQLEDEQFECITEQELTEKDLTEKLETMVMLVDNLEEMQDLERRLRKVKDLEERLQEVDEMADRIQEVIEEELGEQEVVKLKEEELQKESEAITWNVLKDSVMAVRKSNDAEDVDELEEQIKEVFFKGLLPVGEEAEVESKNKDASLFDSNLREKLRQLEEEWQNEVEENFSPPQMIPSSGVTYHRVERTKKRVAFLDQQQPDVTNEAQAKLIMSEKRLVEVRVQTEIKDVRVESVTEMLNIKNRSQRIEGKDMWAMLFDRPPYTAVVKPVTSVEPVDLDEGVFFTSKEVPTYDVESTLIPQESSITEEKFPQRDDDWFVLLHVVPKEPTYVQPVNFTEQDPMEAESFRVSVVEMYEEIREVPLEESEISEQPPTHLPEFRQQLAKKRNDDWFVLLDVVAKETTIVPPVAFDVPGKDDVSVADMTELEPKDKPAEVAVVEETGMKDDLSLREVTMMSRGITEIEDDWFLLLDVPTRVIQFIPPVTVAVHDDPEKSISTLTEEQMEVEIEPIKVQNIETQPEQKIVQSVISRNDDWFLLLDIFPRERTFVPTDTLPMPAKIYPDVGPAFDEVGLYQMKQPPLQSQPESIDDWFVVFDAIREEAVRIPPVTVAVRKPFETEVLTTESRTWEKMIIGESRRDETRFSEMRLSPVGPTSGREGEDDWFALFDIITEKTAAVPSVTVVEPTVDVSALKGPTPKYTIEDTRPPVKFVEIKPPQPREVDDDWFALLDAAEKAPVPEPVRSYPDVTASKGFAVIEKRSLQRITIVEEIWVQEMSSRPAERKVDDDWFILLDVARKKSVAVPEPIRLLAELPRTAEIKTRIPVFETRPQFEKQILEERPRLKNTRVDDDWFLLLDTGPRKSVVVTQRSTRPVSAPVFSQAALAEAGIPMAPLEQPQTSTPIRTTIKEERTLEVTLEAVEPSKTEVKSAAWRDHRSLDSSLTPSINGDIQFEVASKEVVQLRKKRAKKIEGDSIYIRHSLLMLEEFDKPQEDLLRHHASISELKRNFMEAVPESRPSEWDKRLSTHSPLRSVGVNGQPGADGPPLVQTQTVTITAASNSLPSGISTTEVPIVPTQTVTYESSKGVVDSTEEDKESTTVSISQTSETTSGTSVTTTTTHISKIVKSGSSETRVEKRIVITADSDIDYDQGKDGGASAM, translated from the exons ATGACAACAGAGGCAAGTGCCGCAAGCGAGGCGGACACTGAAGGCAAGCAGAAGGCCAGCGCCGCCGAACCCGAACCCGAGAATAAGCAGAGTCCCGAGGCGACCACATCCGAACCAGAAGGGGGGGAACAGTTGGCCAAGAAGACCCAGGACCAGGCTACCGAGGCCGGGCCTGCCAATGCAGCATCCTCCCCTGAAGAGGAGCAACTGAAGCCTCGCACCAGAACCTCCGCTGGCAAAGGCCTCTCTCGTCTCTTTTCCTCCTTTCTCAAGCGTCGCTCCCAGTGCTCGGAAGGAGAGGGCTTTGAGGCGGAGAAAGCAAGAGAGGAAAAGGAGGACAAGGAGGAAAAGACTGACAGCACagaagaggaaaaggaggagaaaGTGAAAAGCGAAGAGCAGGAGGCTCACGTGGAGGAGAAATCGGATTCAAAAGAGGTCAAAAAGAGCCAAGAGAAATcacaaaaggaggaaaaaaagacagagCCAGAAAAACTTGAGAAGAAGGGCagtaagaagaaaaagaaagaagccaAGAAGAAAACAGAGGAAAAGGATGCAGAGAAGGTGAAAACAACCGAGGCGAAAAAGGAAGAGGAGCAAGAGAAGAAAGCAGAGGAAGAGGACACGAAAGCAGACGAGGAGGAGACGAAAGCCGAGCAAAAGGTAGAGGAGGCTCAGGAAAAAGAGGAGGACAAATTGGAGGCGAAAGAAACGACACCTGCTGTAGAAGTAGAAGTCGAAGGAGAAGACGCAACAGGAACGGAGGCCGTCGAGGAGAgcaaagaggaggaaaaagtcGACAAAAAGGGGgcgaagaaaaaagaaaaagaggagcgggtgaagaaaaaagaagaggAGAAAGCCAAGAGAAAAgcagaggaagaagaaagagcAAAGAAGAGAGAGGAGGAGAACAAGAAGAAAAGGGAAGAAGAAAAGGCCAAAGAGGCAGAAAAAGCAaagaagaaagaggaggagaaggccaaaaagaaggaggaggaggagaaggcaaAGGAGgagaaattaaaaaagaaagaagaggagaaaTCCAAGGAGGctaagaagaaggaggaggagaaactGAAGGAGGCCAAAAAGAAAGAGGAGGACAAATTGAAGGAGGCCAAGAAAAAAGAAGACGAAAAACTGAAGGAGGCCAAAAAGAAAGATGAAAAACTGAAGGAGGCCAAGAAGAAAGAGGAGGACAAATTAAAAGAAACCAAAAGGAAGGAGGAGAAAATAAAGGAGGCCACAAAGAAAGAGGAGAAAGGGAAAGAAGACGGCAAAAAGAAGACTGAAGATAAAACCAAACAGGAAGAAGACAAGGGAAGCAAAAAGGAGAAAGGGAAAAAAGAAATGGAGGAAGAGGCGAAGGCGTCAAGTGAAGACAAAGTAAAAGCACCCATTGCTGCCCCGGAACCAGAACTTAAAACCGAACCGGAAACCGAACCAGTTCCTGAACGCCACTCACTCAGCAGCACAGAGATGCAG CCAGCTCCAGAGGAACGCAAGGAGGACGTTGAAATCAAAGAAGATCCCGAAGAAGTCAAAGAAGTCAAGGAAGATGGCGCTGAGAAGATCGAGGAAGAACCAGAACCTCAGGAAAAGGAGTCAAACGAAGGGGAGAAGCCCAAGGAGGAGGTGAAAGAGCCGAAGCCTGCTAAGGATAAGAAGACCGAGAAGAAGGGCGATGACGTCAAAGGCTCCAAACGCCTGAAAACCATTCAGTGCAAAGTCACCTTACTGGATGACACCACGTTTGAGTGTGAGCTTGAC AAACACGCTAAAGGGCAGGATCTCATCACTAAAGTGTGTGACCACCTTAACCTGTTGGAGAAAGATTACTTTGGCGTGGCTCACTGGGAAACACCAAGCAGCAAG ACATGGCTGGAACAGACCAAGGAGATTCGCAAACAAGTTCCCGGTGCTATCTACGAGTTTACTTTCAACATAAAGTTCTACCCTCCTGACCCGGCACAGCTTACTGAAGACCTCACCAG GTACTATTTATGTCTTCAGCTCAGGAAGGACATCATGAGCGGAGTTCTTCCCTGTTCCTTTGTCACCCTGTCCCTGCTGGGCTCTTACACGGCACAGTCAGAGCTTGGGGAATATGACCCAGAAGTCCATGGAGCTGACTACGTTAAAGATCTCAGTCTTGCTCCCGGACAGAGCAAAGAGCTGGAGGACAAGGTGATGGAGCTGCATCGCACATACAG gtcAATGAGTCCAGCCCAAGCTGACATGTTGTTTCTGGAGAACGCCAAGAAGCTTGCAATGTATGGTGTGGACCTGCACCAAGCTAAG GATCTTGACGGTGTGGACATTACGCTGGGGGTTTGCTCTAGTGGTCTCATGGTTTACAAGGACAAGCTGAGAATCAACCGTTTCCCTTGGCCAAAAGTTCTCAAGATCTCCTACAAACGCAGCAGCTTCTTTATTAAGATCAGGCCATCTGAG CAAGAGCAGTATGAAAGCACAATCGGCTTCAAACTGCCCAACTACAAAGCCTCAAAGAAGTTGTGGAAGGTCTGCGTTGAACATCACACCTTCTTTAG GGTTTCAACAATAGAAGCTCCCTCGTCCCGTCGCTTCCTCGTCTTGGGCTCCAAGTTCAGATACAGCGGGCGCACTCAGGCCCAGACCCGGCAAGCAAGTTCCATGATCGACCGCCCGGCCCCTCGCTTCACACGCTCTGCGAGCAAACGACTCTCCCGCAACCTAGATGGAG CTGGAGACGAGACTCTCCAGACGCTCACAGCATCAACCAGGTCCGAGGTTGATGACTGGTCGCTGATACTTACTTCTGACAAACCCTACCCTTTCCTAGAACTTCCAG CCAGAGGTCAGGCATTTATTCAGTCCTGGAACACTCATGAAGGTGGTCGGCCATGGTGGGAGCTTTCATCTGCTGACGCACAACTTCAGACTAAAAACGACGATGAGTGGTCATCCCTGCTCAAACGACAACCTCCTTTTCCGTTTTCCCCGTCTTTTGATTTTGTGAAACGACCAG CTAAGCTCAGCTTAGCCGACGTCAGCTCTGTTGACAGGCTATTGCGACCAGCACAGGAACAGCACTACGACTGGTTCTGTGACTTTGACCGAATCCCCAACCTGTCATTTTATGTCGATAAACTTCAGT CCCAGACCCAGTTGGAGGATGAACAGTTTGAGTGTATTACCGAACAAGAATTGACAGAAAAGGATCTCACTGAGAAGCTAGAGACGATGGTGATGTTAGTGGACAACCTAGAAGAGATGCAAGATTTAGAAAGGAGGCTGAGGAAAGTGAAGGATTTGGAAGAAAGGCTCCAAGAAGTCGATGAAATGGCAGATCGGATCCAGGAAGTCATAGAAGAAGAATTAGGGGAGCAGGAAGTTGTCAAACTAAAAGAGGAAGagttacaaaaagaaagtgaagCTATAACGTGGAATGTGTTGAAAGATTCTGTGATGGCGGTGAGGAAAAGTAATGACGCAGAAGATGTGGATGAATTAGAGGAGCAAATCAAGGAGGTGTTCTTCAAGGGACTTTTACCTGTGGGTGAGGAGGCTGAAGTGGAGAGTAAAAACAAGGACGCCAGTTTGTTTGACAGTAATTTGAGAGAGAAGCTACGTCAGTTAGAAGAAGAATGGCAAAACGAGGTGGAGGAGAACTTTAGTCCTCCACAAATGATTCCCTCTTCTGGGGTAACCTACCACAGGGTGGAAAGAACCAAGAAGAGAGTTGCTTTTCTTGACCAGCAGCAGCCTGATGTTACAAATGAGGCCCAGGCAAAGCTCATAATGTCCGAAAAGAGATTAGTTGAGGTTCGAGTGCAGACAGAAATAAAAGACGTCAGAGTTGAGAGTGTTACTGAGAtgcttaatattaaaaatagatCTCAACGAATAGAAGGAAAGGATATGTGGGCCATGCTTTTTGATCGTCCACCATACACGGCTGTCGTCAAACCAG TCACATCGGTGGAGCCTGTTGATTTGGATGAGGGGGTGTTTTTCACTTCAAAAGAGGTTCCAACATATGATGTTGAAAGCACCTTAATACCGCAAGAGTCATCGATAACGGAAGAAAAGTTCCCACAAAGAGATGACGACtggtttgttttgctgcatgTAGTTCCCAAAGAACCAACCTATGTCCAACCAG TTAACTTCACGGAACAAGACCCGATGGAGGCTGAGAGTTTCAGAGTCTCTGTGGTTGAAATGTACGAGGAGATTAGGGAGGTTCCACTTGAAGAGAGCGAGATAAGCGAACAGCCGCCAACACATCTTCCAGAATTCCGACAGCAGCTGGCGAAAAAGCGAAATGATGACTGGTTTGTGTTGCTGGATGTTGTTGCCAAAGAAACAACTATTGTGCCACCAG TCGCTTTTGACGTGCCTGGTAAAGACGACGTCTCTGTGGCTGACATGACGGAACTTGAACCGAAAGACAAACCCGCGGAAGTCGCAGTAGTGGAAGAAACGGGAATGAAAGATGATCTGAGCTTAAGAGAAGTCACAATGATGTCACGGGGTATAACCGAAATAGAGGATGACTGGTTTTTACTTCTGGATGTTCCCACCAGAGTAATACAGTTTATTCCTCCAG tGACCGTTGCTGTGCATGATGACCCAGAGAAAAGCATTTCTACTCTGACTGAAGAACAAATGGAGGTTGAAATAGAACCGATTAAGGTGCAGAACATAGAGACACAACCAGAACAGAAAATAGTCCAATCAGTCATCAGTAGAAATGATGACTGGTTTCTACTTCTGGACATTTTTCCCAGAGAAAGAACCTTTGTACCAACAG ATACCCTACCAATGCCAGCTAAAATCTATCCGGATGTTGGACCTGCGTTTGATGAGGTTGGGCTTTACCAGATGAAACAGCCGCCATTGCAGTCACAGCCAGAAAGCATTGATGACTGGTTTGTTGTGTTTGATGCAATTCGGGAGGAGGCAGTCCGAATACCTCCAG TTACTGTGGCTGTGAGGAAGCCGTTTGAGACTGAGGTGTTAACCACTGAAAGTAGAACATGGGAGAAGATGATAATTGGTGAGAGCAGGCGTGATGAGACACGTTTCTCGGAAATGAGACTGAGCCCTGTTGGACCGACATCAGGAAGGGAAGGAGAAGATGATTGGTTTGCCCTGTTTGATATCATCACAGAAAAGACTGCCGCTGTACCATCAG TTACTGTGGTTGAGCCTACTGTGGATGTGTCAGCACTCAAAGGACCAACACCAAAATACACCATAGAAGATACGAGGCCACCAGTGAAGTTTGTTGAGATTAAACCACCGCAGCCAAGAGAGGTGGATGATGATTGGTTTGCTCTCCTAGATGCTGCAGAAAAAGCACCGG TACCTGAACCTGTCAGAAGCTATCCTGATGTAACGGCATCAAAAGGCTTTGCAGTTATAGAGAAGAGGTCACTGCAGAGAATTACTATTGTGGAGGAGATATGGGTGCAGGAGATGTCCTCACGTCCGGCAGAGAGAAAGGTGGACGATGATTGGTTTATTCTTCTGGATGTGGCTCGGAAAAAATCAG ttgctGTCCCTGAGCCCATCCGACTCCTGGCAGAACTTCCAAGAACTGCTGAGATCAAAACGAGGATTCCTGTTTTTGAGACAAGGCCACAGTTTGAGAAACAGATCCTGGAAGAAAGACCTCGCCTCAAAAACACTCGTGTTGATGACGATTGGTTTCTTCTACTAGACACTGGCCCCAGAAAGTCAG TGGTGGTCACACAGAGGAGCACCCGTCCCGTCAGCGCTCCAGTCTTCTCCCAAGCTGCTCTAGCAGAAGCCGGAATCCCCATGGCACCATTGGAACAGCCCCAGACCTCCACTCCAATCAGGACTACCATCAAAGAAGAAAGGACACTGGAGGTCACTTTAGAAGCGGTTGAGCCATCAAAAACCGAAGTCAAg TCAGCGGCGTGGAGGGACCACAGATCTCTAGACTCCTCACTGACCCCTTCCATCAATGGGGACATTCAG TTTGAGGTGGCGAGTAAGGAAGTGGTGCAATTACGAAAG aaaagagCTAAGAAAATTGAGGGAGACTCAATTTATATCAGACATAGCCTTTTAATGTTGGAG GAGTTTGATAAGCCCCAGGAGGACCTTCTCAGGCATCACGCCAGTATCAGTGAGCTGAAGAGGAACTTCATGGAAGCCGTCCCAGAATCCAGGCCCAGCGAATGGGACAAGCGTCTGTCCACGCACTCCCCGTTACGCTCCGTGGGTGTCAATGGTCAGCCCGGTGCAGATGGG